TGCGAAACTTGTCCCAAGGCAGCAGAGGGACTCGCGTGAGAACGCGGAAGGCGGAGAGGAAGGGTGCTTCGACGATGAGTCCCGCTACGGGAGAGTCGCTGGCGGATCGATTTGCGCTCGACGCAGGCCGCGATTCGGCTGCTGTGTGGATCGCGGCGGCGGAACCGAGCGAGCGTCCGAAGGCGATGATGCGCGCAGGCGGCACGTTGAGATTACGCGTGAGGTATTCGTACGCGGCGTCTGCGTCGGAGTAAATGGTGGGCTCGGAGGAGCGTCCCTCAGATGTTCCGTATCCGCGATAGTCGTAAGCGAAGGCAGCGAATCCGGCATCGCGGAACATCTCGAGGATAGGCAGGTCATCGCCCAAATCTTCAGCGTTGCCATGACTGAAGAGCAGCGTATGCGTGGCGCCGGAGTTCGGCAGATAGATGGCCGTAATCGTTGTGGGCCGGGCACCCCGCGTTTGGGAATGCAGCTTGATGACTTGCACGGCTGACGCTTTCGGCGAGGACTGCGAGGCACCCCGCAACGTAGGGAACCGGTCGTCGCGATAGGTCGAGCGCTGCGGCTGGAACAGGATTCGATCGGAGAAGAGCGCCATGACTGCGATGCCGAGATATACGAAGACAACGATGGTGATGAGCGAGTACAGCACGCGTTTCAGGATACTCATGGCGCGGGGAAGCGTACACCAGCGTTGGCATTGAGTGGAAGATTGTGGTTGGGGAGACAACGGCGGCGCGGGTTCTCGCGGATGAACGCGGAGGCGGGTGGAAGCCGGAGTTGCCATTTGCTCCCAGAGTTGCGCAGAGCGCGCAATGGCGCTGATTACTTTCTTGTCCAATTTCCCTGACCACCACGGATTGCATCCAAATTTTTGCAGCCAACTTCGTACTAACTCTTTTGGAGGAAGCGAAAATGAGGATGTTCTCAGCAGTGTGTCTTGCGGCAGCACTGGTTGGCTCGGCGTGGGCTGGCCAAGCCGCGCCGCAATCGAACAAGCAAGAGAAGCAGAATCCGAGCGCGTACGAGCGCCAGAAAGAAGTGGCGCAGGAGAAGGCTAGTGGAATTCACGACGATGTTGACATCGTGAACGGCCCGGCGGTTGAGGGCCTGAAGAACAACTCGGCCTGGCTGACGTGGGAGACGGACAAGACGGCGGCATCGCGCGTGCGCTACGGCACGGATCAGGCGAAGCCGAGTCAGCATGCATACGTTCCGGGCGGTTCCAGGCAACATCGAGTTCAGCTCGCGAACCTGAAGCCAAACACAACCTACTACTACGAGATCGAGAATCGCACGGGCAAAGACCGATTTAAAGGTCATTTCCAGACTCCGCAGTAGCTTGGGCGTGCGTGGAGAAGGCCGGCGCTTGTCGGCCTTTTCTGTTGTAGCTTCATGCAGATGTCCGGGAAGTTACCAACCAGAACTGCGACGTATGCGTCTGAATAGCAGTGGACCAGGCTTTCTCCTCATCCCTTGTTGTGCTGGGAAACTTCCTGCTGATTGGCGGCTTAATCTGGTATGGCTTCACGCTATTCGCGGAATACCACGCAACGGGAAAGTGGGCTAAGAACATAACCGGGCTGCTGGCTGGGCTAGGCATGTTGACGCTCGCATTCGCCCTGATCATCACACCGCAAAACGCAGAAGTAATCGCGCGCATTGCGGCCACAAAGGCCTCGACCTTCTTCCTCTGGTTGAGCAGTTTTCTGTTGTTAGCGGCAATTTTCGCGTTCGGGCTGATCACGTATGCAAAGCCGTTCCGCTTGCGTCACGAGCGCAGGATTGAGAGAGAACTGAATCGTGACCTTCCTAAAATCCCGTAACGGCACTGCGGTCGAGCTGCGTTGATACACAATCCGAGTGCGAGAAGCTGGGAAGAATCGACCTATCTGCTCATCCTTGCAGCGAAATCTCAACGGCTCTAAGAAGAAGCCACTGGGAAGACGCCATCGTTGCTGAAGAGATCAGCTTGCGTGTTCGAGTAAGCCGACCTCGCAGGGCAGACGTCCCCCGAATCTAAAGAGTTAACACGATGGTGCTTACGGGTGAACCGTGCGAGTGAGTGCGTGAAAAGCGCATTTGGCCGCGACTCCCGCGGTCAGGCTGAGTCTCTGGTTCGCTGTCTCTGAAGAGAAGGGCATCGAGAGCGGCCTGGTGAGAGAAGATTGCTGCGCGAGAGGGGTTGCGCGAATCGAGTGTGTTCGGTATAACAATCAAGGCGAGGCGGAATGGCCGTCAGGCGCTACAAGCGCAGCCGAGATATTTAATAGCTTTCGAAAAAAGTTCACCGAACGGGTTGCGTAGATCGCGGCTGTCCGGTATAACAATCAAGGCGAGGCGGAATGGCCGCCAGCGCAAAGAGCGC
The Clostridia bacterium genome window above contains:
- a CDS encoding alpha/beta hydrolase; this translates as MSILKRVLYSLITIVVFVYLGIAVMALFSDRILFQPQRSTYRDDRFPTLRGASQSSPKASAVQVIKLHSQTRGARPTTITAIYLPNSGATHTLLFSHGNAEDLGDDLPILEMFRDAGFAAFAYDYRGYGTSEGRSSEPTIYSDADAAYEYLTRNLNVPPARIIAFGRSLGSAAAIHTAAESRPASSANRSASDSPVAGLIVEAPFLSAFRVLTRVPLLPWDKFRNLSKIRRIHVPILVIHGRKDGIVPFWHGERIYRQANPPKQHLWIDRAGHNDVLYIAGPQYLRAIRSFADSLPK
- a CDS encoding fibronectin type III domain-containing protein, encoding MRMFSAVCLAAALVGSAWAGQAAPQSNKQEKQNPSAYERQKEVAQEKASGIHDDVDIVNGPAVEGLKNNSAWLTWETDKTAASRVRYGTDQAKPSQHAYVPGGSRQHRVQLANLKPNTTYYYEIENRTGKDRFKGHFQTPQ